Part of the Kitasatospora sp. NBC_00374 genome is shown below.
GGTGCAACGCTCCAATTTGGTCGGGCGATCCAATTTGGCTCGTCGCTCCAAATGTGTCATCTTTGGGGCATGCCAACACGAGCACGCCAGACTCAACGGCGTAACCAGGTGCTATCCCGGGAGCAGATCATCGCCACCGCGATCGACCTTCTCGACACCGGTGGCGAGGGGGCCCTGACCGTCCGGGCGATGACCGATCGCCTGACCACCGGGTCAGGGGCGATCTACTACCACGTCGGCAACCGGGACGAGCTTATGGACACGGCGACGGAAACCGTCATCACCGCCGCCCTGGCCGCCCGGCCCGGCGGGGCCGAGGCGACACCCGAGGACGAGATCCGCGCGGTCGCCCTGGCCCTGTTCGACGCCATCGCCGAGCACCACTGGCTCGCCACACGGCTGACCCTCCAGATCATCCGCAACCCCGTCGGCCCGGTGACGGTGGGAATCTTCGAAAGGCTCGGCCAGCAGGTCGGCGCCCTGGGCGTCCCGCAGGCCCGCTGGTTCTCCGCGGCCTCGACGCTCGTCCACTACATCCTCGGCGCGGTCAGCCAGAACGCCCGCATCGAGGACGCCGCCTCGGGCGTCGACCCCGAGGCGGACCGCGAGGAGTTCCTCGAAGCGACCTCGCAGGCGTGGCAGGACCTCGATGCCGAGACCTACCCGTTCATGCACGCCATCGTCGGCCAGATCAGGGAGCACGACGACCGCGAGCAGTTCCTCACCGGCATCGCCGTCGTTCTCGACGGCCTCACCCACCTGCGTTGACCCTCCGTATCCGGCCGGGTCCGCCGATCGATCATTCCTTGAAGGGAAACCTCTCATGCATGACGTCATAGTCGCGGGCGGCGGCCCTGTCGGCCTGTTCCTGGCTGGTGAACTGGCCCTGGCCGGCTGCTCGGTCCTGGTCCTTGAGCGGGACCAGGGACTCTCCTCGCCCCTGAATACGCTCCCGCTCGGGATGCGGGGTCTGAACGCCGGCTCGGCCGAGACGTTCCACCGCCGCGGCCTGTTGGACGCGATGCTGGACGCCTCCGGCGCCGACGCGAAGGAGGTCGGCGCGCACCCCGACGCAGTCGAGGCACCCGTTCCCCGCGACGTGTCCCACTTCGCGGGCATGGGCCTGGACGCGGGCGGCATCGACGCGTCCGCACTGCCGTTCAGGCTGCCCAGCCCGGCGATGGAAGGGTTCATGACGAGCCTGGAAGCCGTCTCCACGGTGCTGGCCGAGCGGGCCGCCACACTCGGAGTGGAAGTCATCCGGGGCGTTCCGGTCACCGCCGTGGCGCAGGACGACGACGGCGTCACCACCACCGCCGGCGGGCAGGAGTACCGGGGACGCTGGCTGGTGGGCTGCGACGGCGGGCGCAGCGCCGTGCGTGAACTCGTCGGCTTCGACTTCGTCGGCACCGACCCGCAGTTCACCGGGTACGTCGCCAAGGTCACCTTCGCCGACCCCAAGCAGCTGTCGTTCGGCTTCAACCTGACGCCGAACGGGATGTACCTGCGTACGCCCTGGGGGTACCTGGGCATGAACGACTTCGACGACGGCGCCTTCGACCGTTCCCAGCCACTGACCCGCGAGCACCTTCAGGCGGTCCTGCGCCGCATCTCCGACACCGACGTGACGCTGACCGGCGTCGAACTGGCCTCCAGCTTCACCGACCGCGCGATGCAGGTCAGCAGCTACCGGATGGGCCGCGTCCTGCTCGCCGGTGACGCCGCGCACATCCACTCGCCCCTCGGCGGCCC
Proteins encoded:
- a CDS encoding TetR/AcrR family transcriptional regulator, which gives rise to MPTRARQTQRRNQVLSREQIIATAIDLLDTGGEGALTVRAMTDRLTTGSGAIYYHVGNRDELMDTATETVITAALAARPGGAEATPEDEIRAVALALFDAIAEHHWLATRLTLQIIRNPVGPVTVGIFERLGQQVGALGVPQARWFSAASTLVHYILGAVSQNARIEDAASGVDPEADREEFLEATSQAWQDLDAETYPFMHAIVGQIREHDDREQFLTGIAVVLDGLTHLR
- a CDS encoding FAD-dependent oxidoreductase is translated as MHDVIVAGGGPVGLFLAGELALAGCSVLVLERDQGLSSPLNTLPLGMRGLNAGSAETFHRRGLLDAMLDASGADAKEVGAHPDAVEAPVPRDVSHFAGMGLDAGGIDASALPFRLPSPAMEGFMTSLEAVSTVLAERAATLGVEVIRGVPVTAVAQDDDGVTTTAGGQEYRGRWLVGCDGGRSAVRELVGFDFVGTDPQFTGYVAKVTFADPKQLSFGFNLTPNGMYLRTPWGYLGMNDFDDGAFDRSQPLTREHLQAVLRRISDTDVTLTGVELASSFTDRAMQVSSYRMGRVLLAGDAAHIHSPLGGPGLNLGIGDAVNLGWKLAATVHGTAPAGLLDTYTDERHPVGAAVLDWSRAQVATMKPGPNAPALRKLILDLVSTPDGVTHVYRQTSGLFNRYDLGSEQPIVGRSAPDFRFTGGTRLGELLRRGQGVLLDFTLDRALQTAAEGWHGRVRYAAGPVHNDLGLAAVFIRPDGTVAWADHHADPEAFQRAATRWLGDPRS